One Hydrogenophaga crassostreae genomic region harbors:
- a CDS encoding CoA-acylating methylmalonate-semialdehyde dehydrogenase, whose translation MTTAIHHFIAGAHAAGSSTRAQDVFNPATGAVTGRVALATASDVDIAVAAAKAAFPAWSDTPPIRRARVMFKFLDLVNQHKDKLAHMITAEHGKVFTDAQGEVARGIDIIEFACGMPQLLKGDFSDQVSTGMDNWTLRQPLGVVAGITPFNFPVMVPMWMFPVAIAAGNTFILKPSPTDPSASLLMAELFQQAGLPDGVFNVVQGDKEAVDALLVHPDVKAVSFVGSTPIANYIYETGAHHGKRVQALGGAKNHMVVMPDADLDQAVDALMGAAYGSAGERCMAISVAVLVGDVAERIMPKLIERTKALKILNGTNLAAEMGPIVTAAAHQRITGYIEAGEAEGARMLVDGRGFDGARAGEGCGEGFWMGGTLFDHVTPEMKIYKEEIFGPVLSCVRAKDFGEAVQLINDHEFGNGTSCFTRDGNVAREFARRIQVGMVGINVPIPVPMAWQGFGGWKKSLFGDMHAYGEEGVRFYTKQKSIMQRWPESIEKGAEFVMPTAK comes from the coding sequence ATGACCACTGCCATCCATCATTTCATCGCCGGCGCCCACGCCGCAGGATCCTCAACCCGCGCTCAAGATGTGTTCAACCCCGCCACCGGAGCGGTCACCGGCCGGGTGGCCCTGGCCACTGCATCCGATGTGGACATCGCTGTGGCCGCCGCCAAGGCCGCCTTCCCAGCCTGGTCCGATACGCCACCGATCCGCCGCGCACGGGTGATGTTCAAGTTTCTGGATCTGGTGAACCAGCACAAAGACAAGCTGGCCCACATGATCACCGCGGAGCACGGCAAGGTGTTCACCGACGCCCAGGGCGAAGTGGCCCGCGGTATCGACATCATCGAATTTGCCTGCGGCATGCCGCAACTGCTGAAAGGCGATTTTTCCGATCAGGTCTCGACCGGCATGGACAACTGGACGCTGCGCCAGCCGCTGGGCGTGGTGGCCGGCATCACGCCGTTCAACTTCCCGGTGATGGTGCCCATGTGGATGTTCCCGGTGGCGATCGCCGCCGGCAACACCTTCATCCTGAAGCCCAGCCCGACCGATCCGAGCGCCAGCCTGCTCATGGCCGAGCTGTTCCAGCAAGCCGGTTTGCCAGACGGTGTGTTCAACGTGGTGCAGGGCGACAAGGAAGCCGTGGACGCGCTGCTGGTGCACCCCGATGTCAAAGCCGTGAGCTTCGTCGGCTCTACCCCCATCGCCAACTACATCTACGAAACCGGTGCGCACCACGGCAAGCGCGTGCAGGCTTTGGGTGGAGCGAAGAACCACATGGTGGTGATGCCCGACGCCGATCTGGACCAGGCGGTGGACGCGCTCATGGGCGCGGCTTATGGGTCGGCTGGCGAGCGCTGCATGGCGATCTCGGTGGCGGTCCTGGTAGGCGATGTGGCCGAGAGAATCATGCCCAAGCTGATCGAGCGCACGAAGGCGCTCAAGATTTTGAATGGCACCAATCTGGCTGCCGAAATGGGACCCATCGTCACCGCTGCCGCGCACCAGCGCATCACCGGCTACATCGAGGCTGGTGAAGCCGAAGGCGCCAGGATGCTGGTTGATGGGCGGGGTTTTGACGGTGCCAGGGCGGGCGAAGGCTGTGGCGAAGGTTTCTGGATGGGCGGCACGCTGTTCGACCACGTGACCCCCGAGATGAAAATCTACAAGGAAGAGATCTTTGGTCCGGTGTTGAGCTGCGTGCGCGCCAAAGACTTCGGTGAAGCCGTGCAACTCATCAACGACCACGAGTTCGGCAACGGCACCAGTTGTTTCACCCGCGATGGCAACGTGGCGCGCGAGTTTGCCCGCCGTATCCAGGTTGGCATGGTCGGTATCAATGTGCCGATCCCTGTGCCCATGGCCTGGCAGGGTTTTGGCGGCTGGAAGAAGAGCCTGTTTGGCGACATGCACGCCTATGGCGAAGAGGGCGTGCGTTTTTACACCAAGCAGAAATCCATCATGCAGCGCTGGCCCGAGAGCATCGAGAAGGGCGCTGAATTCGTCATGCCCACAGCAAAATAG
- a CDS encoding LysR family transcriptional regulator: protein MNSQKSHELWGHFHWLGVLAQQGSYTAAAARLGVSKAAVSQRIAELERSAGVPLVQRTTRSVRLTEAGQRLVDDTRASFEHIAQSFSQVRDLAGEPRGLLRVTAPVAFARQQLVPRLGEFLREYPDVRLELNLSDHLSSLATEGFDLAIRHTASPPDTHVAWTLCATGSVLVATKAYLRRLGTPENPADLARHNCLHYPRSQDIPAWTLQPLNKKPGGDRVTVQVSGSLAANNSEALRDAALSGLGIALLPDFTAQSHLQAGKLVQVLPDWKPVGAFAEHLYAIRPYSAHVPRPVTVFVNFLRQTFAGGFIEGIRA, encoded by the coding sequence ATGAACTCACAAAAATCGCATGAACTCTGGGGCCACTTCCACTGGCTGGGCGTCCTGGCCCAGCAAGGCAGCTACACCGCCGCTGCAGCGCGCCTTGGCGTGAGCAAGGCCGCGGTGAGTCAGCGCATCGCCGAGCTGGAGCGTTCGGCCGGTGTGCCGCTGGTGCAGCGCACCACGCGCAGCGTGCGCCTCACCGAAGCAGGTCAGCGCCTGGTGGACGACACCCGCGCGTCGTTTGAACACATTGCCCAGTCTTTTTCCCAGGTGCGCGATCTGGCGGGTGAGCCACGGGGTTTGCTGCGCGTGACCGCACCGGTGGCATTCGCGCGCCAGCAATTGGTGCCACGCTTGGGCGAATTCCTGCGCGAGTACCCCGATGTGCGCCTGGAGCTCAACCTTTCGGACCACCTGAGTTCGCTGGCCACCGAGGGTTTTGACCTCGCCATTCGGCACACAGCGAGCCCACCCGACACCCACGTGGCCTGGACGCTTTGTGCCACCGGCTCGGTGCTGGTTGCCACCAAAGCCTACTTGCGCCGCCTGGGCACGCCTGAAAACCCAGCCGACCTGGCGCGACACAATTGCCTGCACTACCCCCGCTCACAGGACATCCCCGCCTGGACTTTGCAGCCCTTGAACAAGAAACCCGGCGGCGACAGGGTCACGGTGCAGGTGTCGGGCTCTCTGGCCGCCAACAACAGCGAGGCGCTGCGCGATGCGGCCTTGAGCGGCTTGGGCATCGCCCTGTTACCCGACTTCACCGCTCAGAGCCACCTGCAAGCGGGCAAGCTGGTCCAGGTGCTGCCCGACTGGAAGCCGGTCGGTGCATTCGCCGAGCATCTTTACGCCATCCGCCCGTACTCGGCCCATGTACCGCGTCCGGTCACCGTCTTTGTGAACTTCCTCCGCCAGACTTTCGCGGGCGGTTTCATCGAGGGCATTCGGGCTTGA
- a CDS encoding phosphoribosylaminoimidazolesuccinocarboxamide synthase — protein MTSAALHTSALTSLPLLARGKVRDNYAVGDDRILMVASDRISAFDVIMGEPIPGKGALLTKLSLFWFDRLGPKGLNICPIHLTGDAPESVVSPAEVPQVVDRSMLVQRLKPIPVEAVVRGYLAGSGWKAYQESRSVCGVALPEGLQNASKLPEPIYTPAAKAEMGEHDENITFEKTVEMVGADVAGQIRDLAIALYKAAADIALKKGIIIADTKFEFGLDKAGKVVLMDEVLTPDSSRYWPAESYVVGENPPSYDKQFLRDWLEAAKVSGQPWDKAPPAPRLPREVIEKTSAKYQEALTRLMG, from the coding sequence ATGACCTCCGCTGCTCTCCACACCTCTGCCCTGACTTCTTTGCCGCTGCTTGCGCGTGGCAAGGTGCGCGACAACTACGCCGTGGGCGATGACCGCATATTGATGGTCGCTTCCGACCGCATCAGCGCTTTCGACGTGATCATGGGCGAGCCGATCCCGGGCAAGGGCGCGTTACTGACCAAGCTGTCCTTGTTCTGGTTTGACCGGCTGGGCCCCAAAGGCCTGAACATTTGCCCCATCCACCTGACCGGCGATGCGCCTGAAAGCGTGGTGAGCCCGGCGGAAGTGCCCCAGGTGGTCGACCGCTCGATGCTGGTGCAGCGCCTGAAGCCGATTCCGGTGGAAGCCGTGGTGCGCGGCTATCTGGCGGGAAGCGGCTGGAAGGCGTATCAGGAGAGCCGTTCGGTGTGTGGTGTGGCGCTGCCTGAGGGGTTGCAGAACGCGTCCAAGCTGCCTGAGCCGATTTACACGCCGGCGGCCAAGGCCGAGATGGGTGAGCACGACGAGAACATCACTTTCGAGAAAACCGTTGAAATGGTTGGCGCCGATGTGGCCGGCCAGATCCGTGACCTGGCCATTGCCCTGTACAAGGCTGCCGCCGACATTGCGCTCAAAAAGGGCATCATCATTGCCGACACCAAGTTCGAGTTTGGCCTGGACAAGGCCGGCAAGGTGGTGCTGATGGACGAGGTGCTGACACCCGACTCATCGCGCTACTGGCCAGCCGAAAGCTACGTGGTAGGCGAAAACCCGCCCAGCTACGACAAACAATTCCTGCGCGACTGGCTGGAAGCGGCCAAGGTCAGTGGCCAGCCTTGGGACAAAGCGCCACCGGCGCCGCGTCTGCCCAGAGAGGTGATCGAAAAGACCTCGGCGAAATACCAGGAAGCCCTGACGCGTCTGATGGGTTGA
- a CDS encoding DUF2254 domain-containing protein: MFKLQLIWRRLHGKLWFRPTFWSVAAVAAALMAALANHLPLPAGMPNIGQSALEGLLTIIASSMLTVSTFSLSILVSAFASAASSATPRATRLVMADDSAQHAISAFIASFIFAMVALTALGLGYYGDTGRFVLLGFTIYVLGYLILALLRWIDTLSKLGRMSHTIKTVENAALPPLRAWFAEPALGARTDAPDSAPSGVRVHGVRSGWLQYIDLASLQRIAAEHETLIHVRVRPGDYVAPSSVLAVIEGRGAPDAGTLEDLAKAFLVGRDRTQDQDPRFGLVILSEIAQRALSPAVNDPGTAVMVTGVLTRLLIDGSHLPPGEEKPVARFERVTLVPVDEEALLRHVFEPIARDGAHMLEVALALQTALALLADNTYETLREAALAEALAAKDHALQGLKLQRERDALAEWKYKPEA, translated from the coding sequence ATGTTCAAACTGCAATTGATCTGGCGTCGCCTCCACGGCAAGCTCTGGTTTCGGCCCACCTTCTGGAGCGTGGCTGCCGTGGCTGCCGCGCTCATGGCGGCGCTTGCCAACCACTTGCCGCTGCCCGCAGGCATGCCCAACATCGGACAGTCCGCCCTGGAAGGTCTGCTCACCATCATTGCTTCCAGCATGTTGACGGTAAGCACCTTTTCGCTTTCCATTCTGGTCAGTGCTTTCGCGTCCGCCGCTTCCAGTGCCACGCCGCGCGCCACGCGGTTGGTGATGGCCGATGACAGTGCGCAGCATGCGATTTCTGCCTTCATCGCCTCGTTCATTTTCGCCATGGTGGCATTGACGGCGCTGGGGCTTGGGTACTACGGAGACACAGGACGCTTCGTGTTGTTGGGCTTCACCATTTACGTGCTGGGCTATCTGATATTGGCCTTGCTGCGCTGGATCGATACCCTGTCCAAGCTGGGCCGCATGAGCCACACCATCAAGACAGTGGAAAACGCCGCCTTGCCGCCTTTGCGGGCCTGGTTTGCAGAGCCCGCCTTGGGCGCTCGAACCGATGCACCGGACTCGGCGCCCTCGGGTGTGCGGGTTCATGGCGTGCGCTCGGGGTGGCTGCAATACATTGACCTGGCATCGCTGCAGCGGATCGCGGCCGAACATGAAACCTTGATTCATGTTCGGGTTCGACCGGGAGACTATGTGGCGCCGTCCAGCGTTCTGGCTGTGATTGAAGGGCGTGGTGCGCCCGACGCGGGCACCCTGGAAGATCTGGCCAAGGCATTTTTGGTGGGCCGTGATCGAACGCAGGATCAGGACCCACGGTTTGGTCTGGTCATCCTGAGCGAGATTGCGCAACGCGCCTTGTCTCCTGCCGTGAACGATCCCGGCACCGCCGTGATGGTGACCGGGGTACTGACCCGGTTGCTGATTGATGGCTCGCACCTCCCCCCCGGTGAAGAAAAACCCGTGGCCCGTTTTGAACGTGTGACCCTGGTGCCCGTTGACGAGGAGGCGTTGTTGCGCCATGTGTTCGAGCCCATCGCGCGCGACGGCGCGCACATGCTGGAGGTGGCTCTGGCGCTCCAGACGGCCCTGGCGCTGTTGGCCGACAACACCTATGAAACCTTGCGCGAAGCCGCCTTGGCCGAAGCCCTGGCAGCCAAAGACCATGCGCTTCAGGGGCTGAAACTGCAAAGGGAGCGCGACGCGCTGGCCGAGTGGAAGTACAAGCCCGAAGCATGA
- a CDS encoding DUF1059 domain-containing protein — MKTMTCRQLGGACDKAFSGNTFEDLADLSKQHAMEMLQRNDANHMVAMNAMKALMVEPGAMQDWFAKRKAEFDALPAT, encoded by the coding sequence ATGAAGACAATGACTTGCAGACAACTCGGTGGCGCTTGCGACAAGGCATTCAGCGGCAACACATTTGAAGACCTGGCCGACTTGAGCAAGCAGCACGCCATGGAAATGCTTCAGCGGAACGATGCGAACCATATGGTGGCCATGAATGCGATGAAAGCACTGATGGTCGAGCCGGGTGCCATGCAAGACTGGTTTGCGAAAAGAAAGGCCGAATTCGACGCACTGCCCGCAACCTAA
- the fba gene encoding class II fructose-bisphosphate aldolase (catalyzes the reversible aldol condensation of dihydroxyacetonephosphate and glyceraldehyde 3-phosphate in the Calvin cycle, glycolysis, and/or gluconeogenesis), which translates to MALVSMRELLDHAAANGYGIPAFNVNNLEQVQAIMTAADEVGAPVILQASAGARKYAGEPFIKHLILAAAEMYPHIPLVMHQDHGTSPKICQGALDLGFGSVMMDGSLMEDGKTPASFEYNTEVTRKVVEMAHKIGATVEGELGCLGNLETGDAGEEDGVGAAGKLDHSQMLTDPEEAATFVKATQLDALAIAIGTSHGAYKFSRKPTGDILAISRVKEIHARIPNTHLVMHGSSSVPQDLLDIINQYGGQMKQTYGVPVSEIQEAIKHGVRKINIDTDIRMAMTGAVRKFMAENPEKFDAREWLKPAREAAKQVAKQRYMEFGCEGQGSKIKGDTLTVMAARYAKGELAQKVN; encoded by the coding sequence ATGGCGCTCGTCTCAATGCGCGAACTGCTCGACCATGCTGCGGCCAACGGCTATGGCATTCCGGCATTCAACGTCAACAACCTCGAACAGGTGCAGGCCATCATGACGGCCGCCGATGAAGTCGGCGCGCCCGTGATCCTGCAGGCCAGTGCTGGCGCCCGCAAATACGCGGGTGAACCCTTCATCAAACACCTGATCCTGGCTGCCGCCGAGATGTACCCGCACATTCCCCTGGTCATGCACCAGGACCATGGCACCTCGCCCAAGATCTGCCAGGGCGCGCTCGACCTGGGTTTTGGCTCGGTGATGATGGACGGCTCGCTGATGGAAGACGGCAAAACGCCCGCTTCTTTTGAGTACAACACCGAGGTGACCCGCAAAGTGGTCGAGATGGCCCACAAAATTGGCGCCACTGTTGAGGGTGAACTCGGCTGCCTGGGCAACCTGGAAACCGGTGACGCCGGCGAAGAGGACGGTGTGGGCGCTGCCGGCAAGCTGGACCACAGCCAGATGCTGACCGACCCCGAAGAAGCGGCCACGTTTGTGAAGGCCACCCAGCTCGATGCCCTGGCGATCGCCATCGGCACCAGCCACGGCGCCTACAAGTTCAGCCGCAAGCCCACGGGCGACATCCTGGCGATCAGTCGCGTGAAGGAAATCCACGCCCGCATCCCCAATACCCATCTGGTGATGCACGGCTCGTCCAGCGTGCCGCAGGACCTGCTGGACATCATCAACCAGTACGGCGGCCAGATGAAGCAGACCTACGGCGTGCCGGTGTCTGAAATCCAGGAAGCCATCAAGCACGGCGTGCGCAAGATCAACATCGACACCGACATCCGCATGGCCATGACCGGTGCGGTGCGCAAGTTCATGGCCGAAAACCCCGAGAAGTTCGATGCCCGCGAATGGCTCAAGCCCGCCCGCGAAGCGGCCAAGCAGGTGGCCAAGCAGCGCTACATGGAGTTCGGCTGTGAGGGCCAGGGCAGCAAGATCAAGGGCGATACCTTGACCGTGATGGCCGCGCGCTATGCCAAAGGCGAACTGGCGCAGAAGGTGAATTGA
- a CDS encoding alpha/beta hydrolase, which produces MKPRSFSSDTPAGPLRRRHWLASFGLLPILQACSPLRLINTLVPDSTHTLIEGLAYGHHERQRMDVYLPMPAVSDAPVVVFFYGGSWSSGNRADYKFVGEALASQGIVTVVADYRLSPEVRYPVFLQDSAQAVKMALDNTVAWGASRERIFLMGHSAGAYNAAMLALDPRWLSGAGAERKQIAGWIGLAGPYDFLPIMVPEVRVAFNWPETPADSQPLFYAQRPDPAAPARALLVAAREDQVVNPERNTVGLGQALNARGQNVQVALLDGVGHATLIGAMAAPLRGLAPVLEQVVEFVEKRPA; this is translated from the coding sequence ATGAAGCCCAGATCTTTTTCCTCTGATACGCCCGCCGGGCCTCTTCGTCGCCGCCACTGGCTGGCGTCGTTTGGGCTGTTGCCCATTTTGCAGGCCTGCTCACCGCTGCGCCTGATCAATACCTTGGTGCCCGACAGCACCCATACCCTCATCGAGGGTCTCGCCTATGGCCATCACGAACGCCAGCGGATGGACGTCTACCTGCCCATGCCTGCGGTGAGCGATGCCCCCGTGGTGGTGTTTTTTTACGGAGGTTCCTGGAGCAGCGGGAACCGGGCTGACTACAAATTTGTGGGCGAAGCGCTGGCGTCGCAAGGCATTGTGACCGTGGTGGCCGACTACCGCCTCAGTCCCGAGGTGCGCTACCCGGTGTTTTTGCAAGACAGTGCCCAGGCCGTGAAAATGGCGCTGGACAACACCGTTGCCTGGGGCGCATCGAGGGAGCGAATTTTCCTCATGGGCCACAGCGCCGGGGCCTACAACGCGGCCATGCTGGCGCTGGACCCGCGCTGGCTGAGCGGTGCAGGCGCCGAGCGCAAGCAGATTGCAGGCTGGATCGGTTTGGCCGGCCCCTACGATTTTTTGCCAATCATGGTCCCTGAAGTCAGGGTGGCCTTCAATTGGCCAGAGACACCTGCCGACTCCCAGCCCCTCTTTTATGCGCAGCGGCCCGACCCCGCAGCGCCCGCCCGTGCCTTGCTCGTTGCCGCCCGTGAAGACCAGGTGGTCAACCCCGAGCGCAACACGGTGGGCCTGGGCCAGGCGCTGAACGCCAGAGGGCAGAACGTGCAGGTGGCCTTGCTGGACGGCGTGGGCCACGCCACTTTGATCGGGGCCATGGCAGCGCCGTTGAGGGGCCTGGCGCCGGTGCTGGAACAGGTGGTGGAATTCGTCGAAAAGCGTCCGGCGTAA
- the pyk gene encoding pyruvate kinase: protein MPQRATKIVATLGPASSDPAMLEAMIRAGVNVVRLNFSHGKAQDHIDRANMVREAAQRAGREVGVMADLQGPKIRVGKFADGKVMLEPGQPFVLDASRTEPGDIEGVGLDYKELPRDVKAGDTLLLNDGLIVMTVVKVVGPAVHTTVKLGGELSNNKGINKQGGGLTAPALTAKDMEDIKTAMALKADYVAVSFPKNATDMELARQLCNVAGAEHGHKPALIAKIERAEAIPELANILKVSDGIMVARGDLAVEVGNAQVPGLQKHMIKLARQMDKVVITATQMMESMIVNPVPTRAEVSDVANAVLDGTDAVMLSAETAAGKYPLETVKEMANICHEAEKTDYDPLEDDFHDQTFSRIDHAIAMGALFTAHHLKAKAIVALTDSGSTALWMSRHNVRMPIFAITTRLAAQRRMTLYRNVRPLLMDTSADRDTAMAQAEADLKKRGVIQSGDVYAITIGEPMGTPGGTNTLKIIRAA from the coding sequence ATGCCACAACGCGCCACCAAAATCGTCGCCACCCTGGGTCCTGCTTCGAGCGACCCCGCCATGCTGGAGGCGATGATTCGCGCTGGCGTCAACGTGGTTCGCCTGAACTTCTCCCATGGCAAGGCGCAGGACCACATCGACCGCGCCAACATGGTGCGGGAAGCCGCGCAGCGCGCGGGCCGGGAGGTGGGCGTGATGGCCGATTTGCAGGGGCCGAAGATCCGGGTCGGCAAGTTCGCCGATGGCAAAGTCATGCTGGAGCCGGGCCAGCCTTTCGTGCTGGATGCCTCGCGCACCGAGCCGGGCGACATCGAAGGCGTGGGCCTCGACTACAAGGAACTGCCGCGCGATGTGAAAGCCGGCGACACGCTGTTGCTCAACGATGGTCTGATCGTGATGACGGTGGTCAAGGTGGTGGGCCCTGCGGTGCACACCACGGTGAAGCTGGGCGGCGAGTTGTCCAACAACAAGGGCATCAACAAGCAGGGCGGCGGCCTGACCGCGCCCGCCCTGACCGCCAAGGACATGGAAGACATCAAGACCGCGATGGCCTTGAAGGCCGATTACGTGGCGGTGAGCTTCCCGAAAAACGCGACCGACATGGAACTGGCCCGTCAGTTGTGCAATGTCGCGGGAGCCGAGCACGGGCACAAGCCTGCGTTGATCGCCAAGATCGAGCGCGCGGAAGCCATTCCCGAGCTGGCCAACATCCTGAAGGTGTCCGACGGCATCATGGTCGCGCGCGGCGATTTGGCCGTTGAAGTGGGCAATGCCCAGGTCCCTGGCTTGCAGAAACACATGATCAAGCTGGCGCGCCAGATGGACAAGGTGGTCATCACCGCCACGCAGATGATGGAGTCGATGATCGTCAACCCGGTGCCCACGCGTGCCGAGGTGAGCGATGTGGCCAACGCGGTGCTCGACGGTACCGACGCGGTGATGCTGAGCGCGGAAACCGCTGCGGGCAAGTACCCGCTGGAGACGGTCAAGGAGATGGCCAACATCTGCCACGAAGCTGAGAAGACGGACTACGACCCGCTGGAAGATGACTTCCACGACCAGACGTTCTCCCGCATTGACCACGCCATCGCCATGGGCGCGCTGTTCACTGCCCACCATTTGAAAGCCAAGGCCATCGTGGCCCTGACCGATTCGGGCTCTACCGCGTTGTGGATGAGCCGCCACAACGTGCGCATGCCCATTTTTGCGATCACCACGCGCCTGGCCGCCCAGCGCCGCATGACGCTGTACCGCAACGTGCGCCCCTTGTTGATGGACACCAGCGCCGACCGCGACACGGCCATGGCCCAGGCCGAAGCCGACCTGAAAAAGCGCGGCGTGATCCAGAGCGGCGATGTGTATGCAATTACCATCGGCGAACCCATGGGCACGCCCGGCGGTACCAACACCCTGAAGATCATCCGCGCAGCCTGA
- a CDS encoding PHA/PHB synthase family protein, whose amino-acid sequence MTPSPKVPSQRRPEAAKPVLSPAASQPTQPPTTGTSQAKGEFEAAERRHIDRMAHAAMARLTQGLSPETLVASYADWWVHLAMAPGKQKELAEKALRKTARLVRFSAQAAGEDCAPCIEPLPQDKRFSAPEWQQWPFNLIYESFLLNQQWWHNATTGVNGVSRHHEQIATFGTRQLLDTFSPSNFLATNPELIKKTVEEGGANLVRGARYWWEDGLRQKTNQLPEGAEHFRPGHEVAVTPGKVVYRNELIELIQYSPQTETVYADPVLIVPSWILKYYILDLSPGNSLVRYLVERGHTVFMVSWKNPDANDRDLGMDDYLNRGVLAAIDAATTIVPKRSLNTMGYCLGGTLLSMAAATLARDGDTRLGSMTLLASEVDFTEPGELSLFIDESQIAYLEDIMWEHGFLDGKQMAGAFALLNSRDLVWSRMVHDYLFGIRQPMTDLGAWNVDATRMPFRQHSEYLRSLYLNNDLADGRYQVDGRPIALSDIRVPVFSVAAQRDTVAPWPSVYKIHLLTDTEVTFCLTTGGHNVGVVNPPGPGVRRSHQVSTRAADERYVDPGTWFANTPAIDGSWWPSWAEWLEAHAGQRVAPPALGAAKAGLPVLGDAPGQYVLMP is encoded by the coding sequence ATGACCCCATCCCCGAAAGTCCCATCCCAGCGCCGGCCTGAAGCGGCCAAGCCCGTGCTTTCGCCCGCAGCGTCCCAGCCAACCCAGCCTCCCACCACCGGAACATCGCAGGCGAAGGGTGAATTTGAGGCGGCCGAGCGGCGCCACATCGACCGCATGGCCCACGCGGCCATGGCCCGGCTGACCCAGGGACTGTCGCCCGAGACGCTGGTGGCCTCGTATGCCGACTGGTGGGTGCATCTGGCGATGGCGCCCGGCAAGCAAAAAGAACTGGCCGAAAAGGCGCTGCGCAAGACCGCCCGCCTGGTCAGGTTCAGCGCTCAGGCGGCCGGCGAAGATTGCGCGCCCTGCATCGAGCCCCTGCCGCAAGACAAACGCTTCAGTGCCCCGGAATGGCAGCAATGGCCCTTCAATCTGATCTACGAATCGTTCCTGCTCAACCAGCAGTGGTGGCACAACGCGACGACCGGCGTGAACGGCGTGAGCCGCCACCACGAGCAGATCGCCACCTTCGGCACCCGCCAGTTGCTTGACACGTTTTCACCGTCGAATTTTCTCGCCACCAACCCCGAGCTGATCAAAAAGACCGTGGAAGAAGGTGGCGCCAACCTGGTGCGGGGCGCCCGGTACTGGTGGGAAGACGGGTTGCGGCAAAAAACCAATCAACTGCCCGAAGGGGCTGAGCATTTCCGCCCTGGCCATGAGGTGGCGGTCACGCCTGGCAAGGTGGTCTACCGCAACGAACTGATCGAGCTGATCCAGTACAGCCCGCAAACCGAAACCGTGTACGCCGATCCGGTTCTGATCGTGCCATCGTGGATCTTGAAATACTACATTCTGGATCTGTCGCCCGGCAACTCGTTGGTGCGCTACCTGGTCGAGCGGGGCCACACCGTGTTCATGGTGTCGTGGAAAAACCCGGATGCCAATGACCGCGATCTGGGCATGGACGACTACCTCAACAGGGGTGTTCTGGCGGCCATCGATGCGGCCACCACCATCGTGCCCAAGCGCTCCCTGAACACCATGGGGTACTGCCTGGGCGGCACGCTGCTGAGCATGGCCGCTGCCACGCTGGCCCGGGACGGCGACACCCGCCTGGGTTCCATGACCTTGCTGGCCAGCGAGGTGGATTTCACCGAGCCGGGCGAGTTGTCCCTGTTCATCGACGAAAGCCAGATCGCCTATCTCGAAGACATCATGTGGGAACACGGCTTTCTCGATGGCAAACAGATGGCGGGCGCCTTTGCGCTGCTCAATTCGCGCGATCTGGTCTGGTCGCGCATGGTGCACGACTACCTGTTTGGCATCCGCCAGCCCATGACCGACCTGGGGGCCTGGAACGTGGACGCCACCCGCATGCCTTTCCGGCAACACAGCGAATACCTGCGCAGCCTGTACCTGAACAACGACCTCGCCGACGGCCGCTACCAGGTGGACGGCCGCCCCATCGCGTTGAGCGACATCCGGGTTCCGGTGTTCAGCGTGGCCGCGCAGCGCGACACCGTGGCGCCCTGGCCGTCGGTCTACAAGATTCACCTGCTCACCGACACCGAAGTGACCTTCTGCCTGACCACCGGCGGACACAACGTGGGGGTCGTCAATCCACCGGGCCCGGGTGTGCGGCGCAGCCACCAGGTGTCCACCCGGGCAGCCGACGAGCGCTATGTGGACCCCGGCACCTGGTTCGCCAACACACCAGCCATCGACGGCTCCTGGTGGCCCAGCTGGGCCGAATGGCTGGAGGCCCATGCCGGCCAACGCGTTGCGCCGCCCGCTCTGGGCGCGGCAAAAGCCGGCCTGCCCGTGCTGGGCGATGCGCCCGGCCAATACGTTCTGATGCCCTGA